The following are from one region of the Microbacterium paraoxydans genome:
- a CDS encoding YlxR family protein, producing the protein MEPVRTCVGCRTRAPRSTLLRVVAQNDTLVPDERAVLPGRGAWVHPTPECMEAALRRRAFGRALRVTTQLDTRIFEQHPPRNKG; encoded by the coding sequence ATGGAACCCGTACGAACGTGCGTCGGTTGCCGCACGCGTGCTCCCCGCTCCACTCTGCTCAGGGTGGTTGCCCAGAACGACACCCTCGTCCCCGATGAGCGTGCTGTCCTGCCGGGGCGTGGCGCGTGGGTGCATCCGACACCCGAGTGCATGGAAGCCGCTCTGCGGCGTCGAGCTTTCGGAAGAGCACTGCGTGTGACCACTCAGCTGGATACACGGATCTTCGAACAGCACCCACCAAGAAACAAAGGCTGA
- the nusA gene encoding transcription termination factor NusA translates to MDIELSLLRGIEKEKAIPFDELVSIIEQAILTAYSKHVSPDGATPEGVRVHLDRKTGHVAVLQVVRDDEGAIIGEEEATPDDFGRIAAFAAKQVISQRLRDIADDAVLGEFKGKEGDIVAGVIQQGPNPRMIHVDLGSVEAILPPEEQVPGEEYTHGSRLRVYVTSVAKGLKGPQITVSRTHPGLVRKLFALEVPEIAAGLVEIVALAREAGHRTKIAVKANDPAINAKGACIGEMGRRVRAVTEELAGEKIDIVDYDADLPTFVAHALSPAKVTSSFVLDASTKAVRALVPDYQLSLAIGKEGQNARLAAKLTGAKIDIQPDSVLD, encoded by the coding sequence ATGGACATCGAACTGAGTCTGCTGCGAGGGATCGAGAAGGAGAAGGCGATCCCGTTCGACGAGCTCGTCTCGATCATCGAGCAGGCGATCCTGACCGCATACTCCAAGCACGTCTCGCCCGACGGTGCCACGCCCGAGGGTGTCCGCGTGCACCTCGACCGCAAGACCGGCCACGTCGCCGTCCTCCAGGTCGTCCGCGACGACGAGGGCGCGATCATCGGCGAAGAGGAGGCGACGCCGGACGACTTCGGGCGCATCGCCGCATTCGCCGCCAAGCAGGTCATCAGCCAGCGCCTCCGGGACATCGCGGACGACGCCGTCCTCGGGGAGTTCAAGGGCAAGGAGGGCGACATCGTCGCCGGCGTGATCCAGCAGGGGCCGAACCCGCGCATGATCCACGTCGACCTCGGCTCCGTCGAGGCGATCCTCCCGCCCGAGGAGCAGGTGCCCGGCGAGGAGTACACGCACGGGTCCCGGCTGCGCGTCTACGTCACCAGCGTCGCCAAGGGGCTCAAGGGTCCGCAGATCACGGTCTCGCGCACGCATCCCGGGCTCGTCCGCAAGCTGTTCGCGCTCGAGGTGCCGGAGATCGCCGCGGGGCTCGTCGAGATCGTGGCGCTCGCCCGCGAGGCGGGCCACCGGACCAAGATCGCGGTCAAGGCGAACGACCCGGCGATCAACGCCAAGGGCGCGTGCATCGGCGAGATGGGGCGCCGTGTGCGGGCCGTCACGGAGGAGCTGGCGGGGGAGAAGATCGACATCGTCGACTACGACGCCGACCTGCCCACGTTCGTGGCGCACGCGCTGTCGCCCGCCAAGGTCACGAGCTCGTTCGTCCTCGACGCGAGCACCAAGGCCGTCCGTGCCCTCGTGCCGGACTACCAGCTGTCGCTCGCCATCGGCAAGGAGGGTCAGAACGCACGTCTGGCCGCCAAGCTCACCGGCGCCAAGATCGACATCCAGCCGGACAGCGTCCTCGACTGA
- a CDS encoding LOG family protein: MTEEPLPAALSDEINHVLDEAGVSSDRRLVMRMLRTALLLGEDDTDRLDLKIASAALAEMRDAFRLFAPFRGVPKVTVFGSARTLHDDPLYLQARDVAAALASDGWMVVTGAGPGIMQAAAEGAGPALSLGVSIRLPFEEKANSLVAGSDQVVAMKYFFTRKLMLIKESSGFICLPGGFGTLDEMFELLTLQQTGKAEPTPIVLLDEKGGSFWQGMRRFVDEHLAPMGVISPGDFDRVVITDSVEEARAEITGFWRNYDSLRWVGDTLVLRLKAEPTDAEIEELNTAFAALLSTGRIERTAPRSPEVADDDRLDLPRLALHLDQRQVGNLFRLIAALNALPSAPKL; this comes from the coding sequence ATGACCGAGGAACCGCTGCCGGCCGCTCTGAGCGACGAGATCAACCATGTGCTGGACGAAGCGGGGGTGTCCTCGGACCGTCGGCTCGTGATGCGGATGCTCCGCACGGCGCTGCTCCTCGGTGAGGACGACACCGACCGCCTCGACCTCAAGATCGCCTCCGCCGCGCTGGCCGAGATGCGCGATGCCTTCCGCCTCTTCGCTCCGTTCCGCGGGGTGCCGAAGGTGACCGTCTTCGGCTCCGCGCGCACCCTCCACGACGACCCGCTGTACCTGCAGGCGCGGGATGTCGCCGCGGCGCTCGCGAGCGACGGCTGGATGGTCGTCACGGGCGCCGGCCCCGGGATCATGCAGGCGGCGGCCGAGGGCGCGGGTCCGGCGCTGTCGCTCGGCGTCTCCATCCGGCTCCCCTTCGAGGAGAAGGCGAACAGCCTCGTCGCGGGAAGCGATCAGGTCGTCGCGATGAAGTACTTCTTCACCCGCAAGCTCATGCTCATCAAGGAGTCGAGCGGCTTCATCTGCCTGCCCGGCGGGTTCGGCACGCTCGACGAGATGTTCGAGCTGCTCACCCTGCAGCAGACCGGGAAGGCCGAGCCGACGCCGATCGTGCTGCTCGATGAGAAGGGCGGATCATTCTGGCAGGGCATGCGGCGCTTCGTCGACGAGCACCTCGCCCCGATGGGGGTGATCTCCCCGGGGGACTTCGATCGCGTCGTCATCACCGACTCGGTCGAGGAGGCCCGCGCCGAGATCACCGGGTTCTGGCGCAACTACGACTCGCTGCGGTGGGTGGGGGACACGCTCGTGCTGCGGCTCAAGGCCGAGCCGACGGACGCCGAGATCGAGGAGCTCAACACCGCCTTCGCCGCACTCCTGTCGACCGGGCGGATCGAGCGCACGGCTCCCCGGTCCCCGGAGGTCGCCGACGACGACCGGCTCGACCTCCCGCGCCTCGCCTTGCACCTGGACCAGCGTCAGGTGGGCAACCTCTTCCGGCTCATCGCCGCCCTCAACGCGCTCCCGTCCGCGCCGAAGCTCTGA
- a CDS encoding pyridoxamine 5'-phosphate oxidase family protein, with product MTEITGPEALARIKELVEDIDFTMLTTTDPDGNLVSRPMSTRQMDDAGAIWFFTAEDTEKVEEARRHHDVGLAYCDAKGMRYVSVAGTAEIVHDRAKMEELYSPSLDIWFEDGLDTPGIALLTVTPVVAEFWEPAKGKVAMAAGALKALVTRDTPDDDIMNHGRVTC from the coding sequence ATGACAGAGATCACCGGACCCGAGGCCCTCGCCCGCATCAAAGAGCTCGTGGAGGACATCGATTTCACCATGCTCACCACCACCGACCCGGACGGGAACCTCGTCAGCCGGCCGATGTCGACCAGGCAGATGGACGACGCCGGTGCCATCTGGTTCTTCACGGCGGAGGACACGGAGAAGGTCGAGGAGGCGCGCCGTCACCACGATGTCGGTCTCGCCTACTGCGACGCCAAGGGCATGCGCTACGTGTCCGTCGCCGGCACCGCCGAGATCGTCCACGATCGCGCGAAGATGGAGGAGCTCTACTCCCCCTCCCTCGACATCTGGTTCGAGGACGGGCTGGACACCCCCGGCATCGCCCTGCTCACGGTGACCCCGGTGGTCGCCGAGTTCTGGGAACCGGCGAAGGGCAAGGTGGCGATGGCCGCCGGGGCGCTCAAGGCACTGGTGACCCGAGACACCCCGGACGACGACATCATGAACCACGGCCGCGTCACCTGCTGA